In the Flagellimonas sp. MMG031 genome, one interval contains:
- the pyrR gene encoding bifunctional pyr operon transcriptional regulator/uracil phosphoribosyltransferase PyrR, which produces MSQKVLLTSKEINIILHRLACQLMENHLDFTDTALIGIQPRGVFLAERLVKILKKEYKIKHIDLGFLDITFFRDDFGRGEILKANSTQMNFLVEDKKVVFIDDVLYTGRSIRSALTAIQSFGRPSNIELLTLIDRRFSRHLPIQPTYRGRQVDAINEEKVKVMWEENDGEDKVYLVSK; this is translated from the coding sequence ATGAGTCAAAAAGTTCTGCTTACTTCAAAGGAAATCAACATCATACTGCACCGGTTGGCCTGTCAGCTCATGGAAAACCATTTGGATTTTACCGATACCGCCTTAATAGGTATTCAGCCCAGAGGTGTTTTTTTGGCAGAGCGATTGGTCAAGATTCTCAAAAAGGAATACAAGATCAAACATATTGACCTTGGATTCTTGGACATCACATTTTTTAGGGATGATTTTGGACGAGGGGAAATCCTCAAGGCCAATTCCACACAGATGAATTTTTTGGTGGAAGACAAAAAAGTAGTCTTTATCGATGATGTCCTCTACACAGGTAGAAGCATTCGGTCGGCCCTTACGGCCATTCAGTCCTTTGGCAGACCAAGCAATATTGAGCTTTTGACATTGATCGACAGACGTTTTAGCAGGCACTTGCCCATTCAGCCCACCTATCGTGGCCGACAAGTGGATGCCATTAACGAAGAAAAGGTAAAAGTGATGTGGGAAGAAAACGACGGTGAGGATAAAGTATATTTAGTAAGCAAATAA
- a CDS encoding aspartate carbamoyltransferase catalytic subunit, whose protein sequence is MSELSVNHLLGIKYLNQKDISLIFETADHFKEVINRSIKKVPTLRDITIANIFFENSTRTKLSFELAEKRLSADVVNFSAGQSSVKKGETLIDTVNNILSMKVDMVVMRHPNPGAGIFLSQHVKASIVNAGDGAHEHPTQALLDSFSIREKLGDVGGKNVVIVGDILHSRVALSNIFALKLQGANVKVCGPKTLIPKHIESLGVGVETNLRKALEWCDVANMLRVQNERMDISYFPSTREYTQQFGVNKELLDSLDKQIVIMHPGPINRGVEITSDVADSDQSIILHQVENGVAIRMAVLYLLASKIK, encoded by the coding sequence ATGAGCGAGTTAAGCGTAAACCACTTGTTGGGAATCAAATATCTGAACCAAAAGGATATATCGCTCATTTTTGAAACGGCAGACCATTTTAAGGAGGTCATCAACCGTTCCATAAAAAAAGTGCCCACCCTTCGCGATATTACCATTGCCAATATCTTTTTTGAGAACAGTACCCGTACCAAGCTTTCTTTTGAGCTCGCGGAAAAGCGACTTTCGGCAGATGTGGTGAATTTTTCCGCAGGGCAATCCTCTGTGAAAAAAGGCGAAACCCTTATCGATACGGTCAACAATATCCTCTCCATGAAGGTAGATATGGTGGTGATGCGGCACCCCAATCCCGGAGCGGGTATATTTTTGTCACAACACGTAAAAGCATCCATTGTAAATGCAGGTGACGGCGCCCATGAGCATCCGACGCAAGCCTTATTGGATTCTTTCTCCATACGGGAAAAATTGGGTGACGTAGGCGGAAAAAATGTGGTCATCGTGGGGGATATTTTGCACTCTCGGGTAGCCCTCTCCAATATTTTCGCCTTGAAGCTGCAAGGGGCCAATGTAAAAGTTTGTGGACCAAAAACGCTTATTCCAAAGCATATCGAATCCTTGGGTGTGGGCGTAGAGACCAATTTGAGGAAGGCCTTGGAATGGTGCGATGTGGCCAATATGCTTCGGGTACAGAACGAGCGTATGGACATCAGCTACTTTCCATCCACACGGGAATACACCCAGCAATTTGGGGTGAACAAGGAGCTGTTGGACAGTTTGGACAAGCAAATTGTGATCATGCACCCGGGACCTATTAACCGTGGCGTAGAAATTACCAGTGATGTGGCCGATTCCGACCAATCCATTATCCTGCACCAAGTAGAAAATGGTGTAGCCATTCGAATGGCCGTACTATATCTTTTGGCATCTAAAATAAAGTAA
- a CDS encoding ribonuclease Z, whose protein sequence is MIIDKEGTTTIVFQEKTTLSGFMENLQNAYPKLKHDNIVVNLFSFKKLTVDDLLEFLDLSNTHKAGGQSFVLVTDAVSYDDIPEELSVVPTLQEAKDIIEMEEIERDLGI, encoded by the coding sequence ATGATCATCGACAAAGAAGGAACCACCACCATCGTCTTTCAAGAGAAGACCACGCTTTCCGGATTTATGGAAAATCTGCAGAATGCCTACCCGAAACTGAAGCACGACAATATCGTGGTCAATCTTTTTTCCTTCAAAAAACTCACGGTGGATGACCTGTTGGAGTTTTTGGATCTCTCAAACACCCATAAGGCCGGTGGACAATCCTTTGTTTTGGTCACGGATGCCGTTAGTTATGATGACATTCCAGAAGAGTTGAGTGTAGTGCCCACTCTTCAAGAGGCAAAGGACATCATCGAAATGGAAGAAATTGAACGCGACCTTGGCATATGA
- a CDS encoding ribonuclease Z — translation MKLTVLGCYAATPRTFTNPTAQVLEIKNHLFLIDCGEGTQVQLRKYKVKFSRINHIFISHLHGDHFFGLPGLISTFRLLGRDKELHIYGPKGIKQAITLFLKLGDSWTNYPLVFHELESKESELIFEDEKVTVRTVPLIHRVYTNGFLFQEKESPRTLDVQAARKYGVDRSQFNNIKNGADGVDASGRTVPNRKLTLDPPEPKSYAFCSDTMYNETVVPIIQDVTVLYHESTFLESEAHLCEKTKHSTAMQAAQIAQGANAKLLILGHYSTRYKSIRLFKEEAETIFTPVDLADDGKVFDFGD, via the coding sequence ATGAAGCTTACCGTACTCGGTTGTTATGCCGCCACACCACGAACATTTACCAATCCTACCGCTCAGGTACTCGAAATCAAAAACCACCTATTTTTGATAGATTGTGGCGAAGGGACCCAAGTGCAGCTTCGAAAATATAAGGTCAAGTTTTCCAGAATCAACCATATTTTTATCTCCCACCTCCATGGAGACCATTTTTTTGGTCTGCCCGGATTGATTTCCACCTTTCGATTGTTGGGAAGGGATAAAGAGCTTCATATTTACGGACCCAAAGGCATCAAACAGGCCATTACCCTCTTTTTAAAATTGGGGGATTCCTGGACCAATTACCCACTGGTGTTCCACGAATTGGAATCCAAGGAATCCGAACTCATTTTTGAAGATGAAAAAGTGACCGTACGCACCGTACCCTTGATACACAGGGTGTATACCAATGGATTTCTATTTCAGGAAAAGGAGTCACCCAGAACTTTGGATGTTCAGGCCGCACGAAAATATGGGGTGGACAGGAGTCAGTTCAACAACATAAAAAATGGGGCCGATGGCGTTGATGCTTCGGGCCGCACGGTTCCGAACCGAAAGTTGACCTTGGACCCTCCGGAACCGAAAAGCTATGCTTTTTGCAGTGACACCATGTATAACGAGACCGTTGTGCCCATTATCCAAGACGTGACCGTATTGTACCACGAGTCTACTTTTCTGGAATCCGAAGCGCATTTATGCGAGAAAACAAAACATTCCACGGCGATGCAGGCAGCCCAAATAGCCCAAGGAGCCAATGCGAAACTTTTGATTTTGGGCCACTATTCCACACGATACAAATCCATCCGACTCTTTAAAGAGGAGGCGGAAACCATTTTCACTCCGGTTGATTTAGCGGACGACGGTAAGGTGTTTGACTTTGGCGATTAA
- the pdxH gene encoding pyridoxamine 5'-phosphate oxidase, which produces MQKDLSDYRKSYEKSELTETSIRENPMEQFQKWFHEVEASEGVDEPNAMTVSTIGLDGFPKSRVVLMKKFTFEGFIFYTNYRSEKGKAIAANPSVCLSFFWPNMERQVIIKGKAEKIAENLSDGYFESRPKGSQLGAVVSDQSQVVPSREHLEGKLKELEQEYEGKEVPRPDYWGGFLVRPVSIEFWQGRPNRLHDRIRYTLDEDYDWKIERLAP; this is translated from the coding sequence ATGCAAAAAGATCTCAGCGATTACCGAAAATCCTACGAAAAAAGCGAGCTTACCGAAACATCCATCAGGGAGAACCCCATGGAACAGTTCCAAAAGTGGTTCCATGAGGTGGAAGCCTCGGAGGGCGTGGATGAACCCAATGCCATGACGGTATCCACCATTGGTTTGGACGGATTTCCCAAAAGCAGGGTGGTATTGATGAAAAAATTCACTTTTGAGGGATTTATTTTTTATACCAACTATCGGAGTGAAAAGGGGAAGGCCATTGCTGCCAACCCTTCCGTATGTCTTTCCTTTTTTTGGCCCAATATGGAACGTCAAGTTATCATAAAGGGGAAAGCGGAAAAGATTGCTGAAAATCTTTCCGACGGCTATTTTGAGTCCCGGCCCAAAGGCAGCCAATTGGGCGCAGTGGTGTCGGACCAGAGCCAAGTGGTGCCTTCCCGTGAACATTTGGAAGGCAAACTAAAGGAGCTCGAACAAGAATATGAGGGAAAGGAAGTACCAAGACCCGATTATTGGGGAGGTTTTTTGGTGAGGCCTGTATCCATCGAGTTTTGGCAGGGCCGCCCCAATCGATTGCATGACAGGATACGATACACCTTGGATGAAGACTATGATTGGAAAATTGAACGACTGGCACCTTAA
- a CDS encoding histidine phosphatase family protein produces the protein MKQLILMRHGKSSWDYDVSDKDRPLQERGINDAHKVSKTFGLHAPKIDFIFSSPANRALHTSMIFVRNLEYDLSNFRVNHMLYDFSGNSVEQFVQQLDNAMDTVALFGHNNAFTSLANTWGDQYIDNVPTAGLVHITFGVDDWSKVSRGTTKQMIFPKHLKK, from the coding sequence ATGAAACAACTGATATTGATGCGACATGGAAAATCCTCATGGGATTATGATGTCTCTGATAAAGACCGGCCCTTACAGGAACGTGGCATAAATGATGCCCACAAGGTATCCAAGACCTTTGGATTGCATGCGCCCAAAATTGATTTTATCTTTTCCAGCCCTGCCAACAGGGCCCTGCATACCAGTATGATTTTTGTGAGGAACCTGGAGTACGACCTATCCAATTTTAGGGTAAACCATATGCTCTATGACTTTTCCGGTAATAGTGTGGAGCAGTTCGTACAGCAATTGGACAATGCCATGGATACCGTGGCGCTCTTTGGCCATAATAATGCCTTTACCTCGCTTGCAAATACTTGGGGAGATCAGTATATTGACAACGTTCCCACGGCAGGATTGGTCCATATTACATTTGGTGTGGACGATTGGTCCAAAGTAAGCAGGGGAACCACCAAACAAATGATCTTTCCAAAACACTTGAAGAAATAG
- the ppk1 gene encoding polyphosphate kinase 1, with translation MVKTTNEYINREISWLQFNARVLQEAKDHRVPLIDRLRFLGIFSNNLDEFFKVRYATVKRIVDAGKTGKSVLGGEKAKDLLEEITKIVIDQQARSLEIFKQIDRELRQENIFIIRETEVSESQAEFIRDYFFKKVNQELMTIILNDLTEFPLLKDTAAYLAVKVVMKNGTPRGKHNRYALIEIPKGIDRFVVLPKEGDKDYVIMLDDLIRYCLDSVFTMFEFDSISAHMIKITRDAELDIDNDLSKSFIEKISSSVEDRKISDPVRFVYDKSIDKDTLQFLKDKMDIMDTDSVIPGGRYHNRRDYMGFPSLGRNDLMYDKIEPLPVKGLSMKGSLLDMIAHKDYMIYAPYHTFSYVTKFLREAALDPRVRTIKITIYRLASESQIASALVNAVKNGKQVTVQIELQARFDEQNNIEYANYLQDEGVNLIFGVPGLKVHSKICLIEREEGHTIKRYGFISTGNFNESTAKIYTDYTLFTAHQGILKDMNKVFGFFETNYKINKYKHLIVSPHYTKSTFMKLIDKEIALAKAGKQAYIKIKMNSLTSYKMVDKLYEASRAGVKIQMIVRGICCLIPGVEGMSENIEAISVVDKFLEHPRLFIFGNDGNPKIYISSADWMTRNLDFRVEVGCPIYDPDIRQELLDTFEISWNDNSKARVFSAKQDNAYRKRPKGQPELRSQFEMYDYYKKKLEE, from the coding sequence ATGGTAAAAACAACAAACGAATATATCAATAGGGAAATCAGTTGGTTACAGTTTAATGCAAGGGTATTGCAAGAGGCGAAAGACCACCGGGTACCCTTAATTGACAGGCTACGATTTTTAGGAATTTTCAGCAATAACCTTGATGAGTTTTTCAAAGTACGCTACGCTACGGTGAAACGTATCGTGGATGCTGGAAAAACAGGAAAAAGTGTTTTGGGTGGAGAAAAGGCCAAGGATCTGTTGGAAGAAATCACCAAAATTGTAATCGACCAGCAGGCACGAAGTTTGGAGATTTTTAAACAGATCGATAGGGAGCTTCGACAGGAGAACATCTTCATCATTAGGGAAACCGAGGTTAGTGAAAGCCAAGCTGAATTTATTCGGGATTACTTCTTCAAAAAGGTCAACCAAGAACTGATGACCATTATTTTGAACGACCTGACCGAATTCCCCTTGTTGAAGGATACCGCTGCCTATTTGGCCGTAAAGGTGGTCATGAAAAACGGAACGCCCCGTGGAAAGCACAATCGATATGCGCTTATAGAAATCCCGAAGGGAATCGACCGTTTTGTGGTATTGCCCAAAGAAGGGGACAAGGATTATGTGATTATGTTGGATGATTTGATTCGTTACTGTTTGGACAGTGTTTTTACCATGTTCGAATTCGATTCCATTTCGGCACACATGATCAAAATTACCCGCGATGCCGAACTTGATATTGACAATGATCTGAGCAAGAGCTTTATCGAGAAAATTTCTTCCAGTGTGGAGGATAGAAAGATAAGCGACCCCGTGCGTTTTGTATACGATAAGAGCATTGATAAAGACACTCTGCAGTTCCTCAAGGATAAAATGGACATAATGGATACCGATAGTGTCATTCCCGGCGGGCGTTACCATAACCGTAGGGACTATATGGGCTTTCCAAGTCTTGGGCGAAACGACCTGATGTACGACAAGATAGAGCCTTTGCCTGTGAAAGGGTTGAGCATGAAGGGAAGTTTGCTGGATATGATCGCACATAAGGATTATATGATCTATGCACCCTATCATACCTTTAGTTATGTGACCAAATTCTTGCGCGAAGCCGCTTTAGATCCAAGGGTGCGAACCATAAAGATTACCATTTATCGTTTGGCCAGTGAAAGTCAAATTGCATCGGCCTTGGTCAATGCCGTGAAGAACGGGAAGCAGGTCACTGTACAAATTGAACTCCAAGCGAGATTTGATGAACAGAACAATATTGAGTACGCCAACTACTTACAGGACGAAGGAGTTAATTTGATTTTTGGTGTACCAGGGCTTAAAGTACACAGTAAAATATGTTTGATAGAACGAGAGGAAGGACACACCATTAAACGATATGGTTTCATCAGTACAGGAAACTTCAACGAGTCTACTGCCAAAATCTATACTGACTATACCTTGTTTACTGCGCACCAAGGCATCTTGAAAGACATGAACAAAGTGTTCGGGTTTTTCGAGACTAATTATAAAATCAACAAGTACAAACATCTAATTGTATCCCCTCATTACACGAAGTCGACTTTTATGAAGTTGATCGACAAGGAAATTGCCCTTGCCAAAGCAGGAAAACAGGCTTACATCAAAATAAAGATGAACAGTCTCACCTCCTACAAAATGGTCGATAAACTGTACGAGGCCAGTAGGGCAGGGGTGAAGATACAAATGATTGTTCGGGGTATTTGCTGTCTTATCCCCGGGGTCGAGGGCATGAGCGAGAATATAGAGGCCATCAGTGTGGTGGATAAGTTTTTGGAACACCCCAGACTCTTCATTTTTGGCAACGACGGTAACCCAAAGATTTATATTTCCTCAGCAGATTGGATGACCCGCAATTTGGATTTTAGGGTAGAGGTGGGGTGTCCCATTTATGACCCGGATATTAGACAGGAACTGCTCGACACCTTTGAAATTTCTTGGAATGATAACTCGAAGGCCCGTGTGTTCTCTGCGAAACAGGACAATGCTTACAGAAAAAGACCCAAAGGTCAGCCTGAGCTAAGATCCCAGTTTGAGATGTACGATTATTATAAAAAGAAGTTAGAGGAATAA
- a CDS encoding tRNA-(ms[2]io[6]A)-hydroxylase → MLGLKLPTDPRWVNIVEKNIEEILTDHAYCEQKAASTAISLIIGFPEKSELVKEMTALAREEMGHFNMVHDKIMQRGWVLGRERKDEYVIELMKFFPKGGSRETHLVHKLLYAALIEARSCERFRLLSEEIDDQELSEFYRNLMISEANHYTMFLKFARKYGKKEEVDQKWNDLLEYEAQLMKNLGKKETMHG, encoded by the coding sequence ATGTTAGGCTTAAAATTACCTACCGACCCAAGATGGGTAAATATTGTTGAAAAGAACATTGAGGAGATCTTGACGGACCACGCGTATTGCGAGCAAAAAGCTGCTAGCACAGCTATTTCGTTGATTATCGGGTTTCCTGAAAAATCGGAACTAGTAAAGGAAATGACTGCATTGGCACGTGAGGAAATGGGACACTTCAATATGGTTCACGATAAAATTATGCAACGTGGATGGGTTTTGGGTCGAGAACGTAAGGATGAATACGTCATTGAACTGATGAAATTTTTCCCCAAGGGTGGTAGCCGAGAGACCCATTTGGTACACAAATTACTTTACGCTGCGTTGATAGAGGCCCGGAGCTGCGAACGTTTTAGGTTGCTTTCCGAGGAAATTGATGACCAAGAGCTATCGGAATTCTACCGCAACCTCATGATCAGTGAGGCCAACCACTACACTATGTTCCTTAAGTTTGCCCGCAAATACGGAAAAAAGGAGGAAGTGGACCAAAAGTGGAACGACCTTTTGGAGTACGAGGCCCAACTGATGAAAAATCTCGGAAAAAAGGAAACCATGCACGGGTAA
- a CDS encoding EboA domain-containing protein, giving the protein MTKTAKEYLSDILILNLEKTEFEWLMDAIAQVVDAKSRKDLYMTYSLSTSKIKDAPIHDFGEKDFQWRSYLEQQNASTLEMSRILLLLSVLESDEVFLKPVQQLIQISDKTELETFLKYLVLLPKSEHFKFAAVEALRTNIATVFNAISQHNPYPARYFTNAEWNQMYLKAAFMQQDLKKIPDVDNMANKDLTRIVSDYAHERWAASRDIDPMFWRPVSPFLEGALIEDMERLFQSENEREQKAATLVCFHSDTEAGKKLLKTHNTHLEQVEKGELTWKNL; this is encoded by the coding sequence ATGACAAAAACCGCAAAGGAATATCTTTCCGATATCCTGATACTAAACTTGGAAAAAACAGAATTTGAATGGTTGATGGATGCCATAGCGCAGGTCGTTGATGCTAAAAGCAGAAAAGATCTGTATATGACCTATAGCCTATCTACATCAAAAATAAAGGATGCCCCAATCCATGATTTTGGTGAGAAGGATTTCCAGTGGAGGAGCTATTTGGAACAGCAGAACGCCTCCACCCTGGAAATGTCACGAATTTTGCTCTTGTTATCTGTTTTGGAGTCAGATGAGGTTTTTTTAAAGCCCGTTCAGCAACTGATACAAATATCGGATAAGACCGAATTGGAAACTTTTTTGAAATACTTGGTTCTTTTACCGAAATCAGAGCATTTTAAATTTGCTGCGGTGGAAGCGCTACGTACCAATATCGCGACGGTGTTCAACGCCATTTCCCAACATAATCCCTATCCCGCAAGGTATTTTACCAACGCGGAATGGAATCAAATGTATCTGAAAGCTGCATTTATGCAGCAGGATTTGAAGAAGATTCCAGACGTGGACAACATGGCCAACAAAGATTTGACAAGAATCGTATCAGACTACGCCCATGAACGATGGGCAGCCTCACGGGATATTGATCCCATGTTCTGGAGACCGGTCTCCCCATTTTTGGAAGGCGCTTTGATCGAGGATATGGAACGCTTGTTTCAAAGCGAAAATGAAAGGGAGCAAAAAGCGGCCACATTGGTCTGTTTTCATTCGGATACCGAAGCGGGAAAAAAATTATTGAAAACACACAACACTCACTTAGAACAAGTAGAAAAAGGGGAGTTAACTTGGAAAAATTTGTAA
- a CDS encoding TatD family hydrolase: protein MDDKLMIIDPHVHMTSRTTDDYEAMAAAGVVAVIEPSFWLGQPRTQVGSFQDYFSSLVGWEPFRASQFGIKHYCTIGLNSKEANNVPLAEEVMELLPLYLHKENVVAIGEIGYDDQTEAEDRFFREQLELAKEFNMMVQVHTPHRDKKAGTIKSMEVCIEHGIDPGMVVIDHNNEETVKEVLDRGFIAAFTIYPKTKMGNQRMVEVVKKFGSTNIIVDSSADWGVSDPLAVPKTANLMLQNGVSREDVVKTCYQNALDFFGRSGKMKAEHWLNPEAIDQRKLFNDNSVLRGQEPKVEDNKIV from the coding sequence ATGGATGATAAATTAATGATCATAGACCCACACGTTCACATGACCTCCAGAACTACGGATGATTACGAGGCCATGGCGGCAGCTGGGGTAGTCGCGGTGATAGAACCTTCATTTTGGTTGGGGCAACCCAGAACACAGGTAGGTTCTTTTCAAGACTATTTCAGCAGTTTAGTAGGGTGGGAACCTTTTAGGGCTTCTCAATTCGGAATCAAACATTATTGTACCATCGGGCTTAACTCCAAAGAGGCGAATAATGTACCCTTGGCCGAAGAGGTTATGGAATTATTGCCTTTATATCTGCACAAGGAAAATGTGGTGGCCATTGGAGAAATCGGATATGACGACCAGACCGAGGCAGAGGATAGGTTCTTTCGGGAACAATTGGAGCTGGCCAAGGAATTCAATATGATGGTTCAAGTACATACGCCCCATAGGGATAAAAAGGCAGGGACCATTAAGAGTATGGAAGTCTGTATAGAGCACGGGATTGACCCTGGAATGGTGGTCATCGACCATAATAATGAGGAAACGGTAAAGGAAGTTTTGGACCGCGGATTTATTGCCGCCTTTACCATATATCCAAAAACCAAAATGGGCAATCAGCGTATGGTGGAAGTCGTCAAAAAATTTGGAAGTACAAATATTATTGTGGACAGTTCTGCGGATTGGGGTGTTTCCGACCCGTTGGCGGTTCCCAAAACGGCCAACCTAATGCTGCAAAATGGCGTTTCCCGTGAAGATGTGGTAAAAACTTGCTACCAAAATGCACTGGACTTTTTTGGCAGGTCGGGAAAAATGAAAGCCGAACATTGGTTGAACCCTGAAGCTATCGACCAACGGAAATTGTTTAATGATAATAGTGTCCTACGAGGGCAGGAACCCAAAGTAGAGGATAACAAAATCGTTTAA
- the eboC gene encoding UbiA-like protein EboC (EboC, a homolog the polyprenyltransferase UbiA, belongs to system of proteins involved in the trafficking of precursor metabolites to an extracytoplasmic compartment so that the biosynthesis of certain natural products, such as scytonemin, can be completed.), which translates to MSPRLKAYLQLCRPANLPTAAADVLAGTAISGLFAVEGAFQLADIAVLPFLLLVMASVFLYAGGVVLNDVFDIEIDRVERPERPIPSGVVPLGKARSLGFVLLAVGIGLAFFVGKTTGLIAVFLALSILLYDKFAKHHPILGPLNMGVCRGLNLLMGISLLGTFQYWPYVLLPVVFIFAVTMISRGEVHGKNKGNILMAGLLYGMVITALVYLHYTYAKNDFWYVLFLVLFGLMVFRPLIIAYRNNTPNHIKNAVKSGVLSIVLLDASLAVAHSNLLLGILILLLLPLSIFLAKQFAVT; encoded by the coding sequence ATGAGTCCACGCTTAAAGGCATATCTCCAATTGTGTAGACCGGCCAATTTACCTACGGCAGCTGCCGATGTTTTGGCAGGAACCGCTATTTCTGGTCTGTTTGCAGTTGAGGGAGCTTTTCAATTGGCGGACATCGCAGTTTTACCTTTTTTGTTGCTGGTGATGGCTTCCGTTTTCCTGTACGCAGGCGGAGTGGTACTCAATGATGTATTTGATATTGAAATCGATAGGGTGGAGCGACCTGAACGCCCTATTCCCAGCGGAGTAGTGCCTTTGGGAAAGGCAAGGTCTCTTGGTTTTGTCTTGCTTGCGGTCGGAATCGGACTTGCATTTTTCGTGGGTAAAACTACTGGCTTAATCGCTGTTTTTTTGGCATTGTCCATTTTGCTGTACGATAAATTTGCAAAGCATCATCCTATATTGGGACCATTGAATATGGGTGTTTGCAGAGGGCTCAACCTTTTAATGGGTATTTCGTTGTTGGGAACCTTTCAGTATTGGCCTTATGTGCTGCTTCCGGTTGTTTTCATCTTTGCGGTGACCATGATCAGTAGGGGTGAAGTACATGGCAAGAATAAAGGAAATATCCTGATGGCAGGATTGCTCTATGGAATGGTTATCACTGCTTTGGTTTACCTCCATTACACTTATGCCAAAAATGATTTTTGGTATGTATTGTTTTTGGTACTCTTCGGGCTAATGGTCTTCCGACCCTTGATCATCGCTTATAGGAACAATACCCCAAACCATATTAAAAATGCCGTAAAATCTGGCGTTTTGTCCATTGTATTGCTGGATGCCTCCCTGGCCGTAGCACATTCGAACCTTCTACTGGGGATTCTCATACTATTATTATTACCGTTGTCCATCTTTTTGGCCAAACAATTTGCAGTAACCTAG
- a CDS encoding 3-dehydroquinate synthase: MNTNLPPIRQAFQVRYDYQLLFTQHLFAVENPLFKNVLSEYRPNEPIKCLFIVDQGVMDCHPLLETHIKQYCEQYKNQIQYTELVVVPGGEQSKKDQTSVDRCLTAINENAICRHSFVVAIGGGAVVDMVGYAATIAHRGVQLIRVPTTVLAQNDAAVGVKNSVNAFEKKNFLGTFSVPYAIINDLEFLKTLEQRDWVAGIAEAIKVALIKDKTFFEYIENNAQALANRDMEVMAYLIHRCAELHMEHISKGGDPFESGSSRPLDFGHWSAHKMEYMTDYQLRHGEAVALGMAIDMVYASLIGILEDDLDRVLNVIKKVGFQLEMPFESDQEIKEVLHGIEEFREHLGGKLTIPLIPKIGTKTDVHQIDYTLMEQAIRSFVRKPESSL, encoded by the coding sequence ATGAATACAAATTTACCTCCCATACGCCAGGCGTTTCAAGTAAGGTATGATTATCAATTGCTTTTTACCCAGCACCTGTTTGCCGTGGAGAACCCTTTGTTCAAAAATGTACTGTCGGAATATAGACCTAATGAGCCGATCAAATGTCTATTTATCGTCGATCAAGGGGTCATGGACTGTCACCCATTGTTGGAGACCCATATCAAACAGTATTGCGAGCAGTACAAAAATCAAATACAGTACACGGAATTAGTTGTAGTGCCGGGAGGTGAGCAAAGTAAAAAGGACCAAACGAGTGTGGATAGGTGCCTTACCGCCATTAATGAGAATGCCATTTGCCGGCATTCCTTTGTGGTGGCCATAGGTGGCGGAGCCGTAGTAGATATGGTAGGTTATGCGGCTACTATCGCGCACCGAGGGGTGCAGCTCATTAGGGTACCCACTACCGTTTTGGCCCAGAACGATGCCGCTGTGGGGGTCAAGAACAGTGTGAACGCCTTTGAAAAGAAAAACTTTTTGGGCACGTTTTCCGTGCCCTACGCGATTATCAACGATCTGGAATTTTTAAAAACCCTGGAGCAAAGGGATTGGGTGGCCGGAATCGCAGAAGCCATTAAAGTGGCGTTGATCAAGGACAAGACATTTTTTGAATACATTGAAAACAATGCCCAGGCTTTGGCCAACAGGGATATGGAGGTCATGGCCTATCTTATCCATCGCTGCGCCGAGCTGCACATGGAACATATTTCCAAAGGAGGAGACCCTTTCGAAAGTGGTTCGTCCAGACCCTTGGATTTTGGTCATTGGTCCGCCCATAAAATGGAATATATGACCGATTATCAACTTCGACACGGTGAGGCCGTTGCCTTGGGTATGGCCATAGATATGGTATATGCCAGTCTAATCGGGATTTTGGAAGACGATTTAGATCGAGTGTTGAACGTTATCAAAAAAGTGGGGTTCCAACTCGAAATGCCTTTTGAAAGCGATCAAGAGATCAAGGAAGTGCTCCATGGAATTGAAGAATTTAGGGAACATTTGGGTGGTAAGCTAACCATCCCCTTGATTCCCAAAATCGGAACAAAGACCGATGTACATCAAATTGACTACACCCTAATGGAACAGGCTATCCGAAGCTTTGTGCGCAAACCGGAAAGTTCCCTATGA